A genomic region of Vespa crabro chromosome 19, iyVesCrab1.2, whole genome shotgun sequence contains the following coding sequences:
- the LOC124430745 gene encoding uncharacterized protein LOC124430745 isoform X1, with amino-acid sequence MRKRSIDETKIFEILTIDYRTDESRKIRKEGENKKMLVACTKRACRAGLVAVLVTALCVLTLLDSPPRLPDPPADPPPTPEGEPPGTRSIVAYSWARRLALDYRPSKECDGANGTNGMTSEMALETTSDAFELTAIRWLETIPRRLFLYSGHLDLRVAGYPSLRVIAVKHGPLPTSSLFCTVWYEEEQGRIRSYSMEALVSPIWLEEWGGETDSYTGILVSCQLPSLEGYTAYPSRVYVGATSCYENPSHSLAIFRDNETHNDYSSNNSKRFTLCIKGLDFDEDISEKLVAFVELHRILGAGLFYFYVFDVHENVLKVLRLYERSNVVRWFDLTLPGDLPKDKNDRREFFNNDIWTKRRMELIPYNHCFYENLLRSEFVVPIDVDEAIVPVKRKSWHGLIFDERRKLGETFEEFASYSVRNAYFFRELQNKSKSDSFVENPDYLDTVRTSNISPEGDSVKSFISTRRALTVHNHYALTTLNPTTRRAHHLNPNDALKHHHRACDSRYLDCDLLMEDVRIDVSALRYANELKARMKVTLNDLNSIDNK; translated from the exons ATGAGGAAGAGATCGATAGATGaaacgaaaatattcgaaatattgaCGATCGACTATCGGACGGACGAGTCtaggaagataagaaaagagggGGAAAATAAGAAGATGCTGGTTGCCTGTACGAAGAGAGCGTGCAGAGCTGGCCTGGTCGCAGTGTTGGTCACCGCACTATGCGTCCTCACTCTTCTCGATTCGCCGCCACGACTCCCGGATCCTCCGGCCGATCCTCCTCCCACGCCTG aagGCGAACCACCAGGTACAAGAAGCATCGTAGCATATTCGTGGGCGCGAAGATTGGCACTCGATTACAGGCCTTCGAAGGAGTGCGATGGTGCTAATGGAACGAACGGAATGACATCAGAAATGGCGTTGGAAACGACGTCGGACGCGTTCGAGTTAACCGCTATAAGGTGGCTCGAGACGATCCCTCGACGGCTCTTTCTCTATAGCGGCCACTTGGATCTTCGAGTGGCCGGTTATCCAAGTCTCCGAGTGATTGCCGTCAAGCATGGACCTCTACCGACCTCTTCGCTCTTCTGCACCGTTTG GTACGAGGAGGAACAAGGAAGGATACGAAGTTACAGCATGGAGGCTCTAGTTTCGCCTATATGGTTAGAAGAGTGGGGAGGAGAGACAGACAGTTACACGGGAATTCTAGTATCCTGTCAGTTACCGTCGTTAGAAGGATACACGGCGTATCCTTCGCGAGTATACGTCGGTGCTACGTCCTGCTACGAAAATCCTAGTCATAGTTTAGCCATATTTAGAGACAACGAGACGCATAATGATTATAGCTCGAATAATTCCAAAAGATTCACACTTTGTATCAAGGGACTCGATTTCGACGAAGATATATCAGAGAAATTAGTGGCGTTCGTCGAATTACATAGGATATTAGGTGCCGGactcttttatttctacgtTTTCGATGTTCACGAAAACGTGCTGAAGGTATTGAGATTATACGAAAGATCAAATGTAGTTCGATGGTTCGATTTAACCCTGCCGGGTGATTTACCgaaggataaaaatgatagaagAGAATTTTTCAACAATGATATCTGGACAAAGAGAAGAATGGAACTGATACCTTACAATCACTGTTTCTACGAAAATCTACTTCGATCGGAATTTGTAGTACCGATTGACGTGGATGAGGCAATCGTAccggtaaagagaaaaagctgGCACGGTCTGATCTTCGACGAGCGTAGGAAACTCGGTGAAACTTTCGAAGAGTTTGCCTCTTATTCCGTACGGAACGCTTACTTTTTCCGAGAGTTGCAGAACAAGAGCAAATCCGATAGTTTCGTCGAGAATCCAGATTATCTGGACACTGTTAGGACCTCTAACATATCTCCTGAAGGTGACTCGGTCAAGAGTTTCATTTCAACTAGGCGAGCTTTAACCGTGCACAATCATTATGCTTTAACAACGTTGAATCCAACAACGAGAAGAGCTCATCATCTGAATCCTAATGATGCCTTAAAGCATCATCATCGAGCCTGTGACAGCAGATATCTCGATTGCGATCTTCTTATGGAAGACGTTCGCATTGACGTCTCTGCTCTGCGTTATGCGAATGAGCTCAAGGCTAGAATGAAAGTCACTTTGAACGACTTGAATagcatcgataataaataa
- the LOC124430745 gene encoding uncharacterized protein LOC124430745 isoform X2, with amino-acid sequence MRKRSIDETKIFEILTIDYRTDESRKIRKEGENKKMLVACTKRACRAGLVAVLVTALCVLTLLDSPPRLPDPPADPPPTPGEPPGTRSIVAYSWARRLALDYRPSKECDGANGTNGMTSEMALETTSDAFELTAIRWLETIPRRLFLYSGHLDLRVAGYPSLRVIAVKHGPLPTSSLFCTVWYEEEQGRIRSYSMEALVSPIWLEEWGGETDSYTGILVSCQLPSLEGYTAYPSRVYVGATSCYENPSHSLAIFRDNETHNDYSSNNSKRFTLCIKGLDFDEDISEKLVAFVELHRILGAGLFYFYVFDVHENVLKVLRLYERSNVVRWFDLTLPGDLPKDKNDRREFFNNDIWTKRRMELIPYNHCFYENLLRSEFVVPIDVDEAIVPVKRKSWHGLIFDERRKLGETFEEFASYSVRNAYFFRELQNKSKSDSFVENPDYLDTVRTSNISPEGDSVKSFISTRRALTVHNHYALTTLNPTTRRAHHLNPNDALKHHHRACDSRYLDCDLLMEDVRIDVSALRYANELKARMKVTLNDLNSIDNK; translated from the exons ATGAGGAAGAGATCGATAGATGaaacgaaaatattcgaaatattgaCGATCGACTATCGGACGGACGAGTCtaggaagataagaaaagagggGGAAAATAAGAAGATGCTGGTTGCCTGTACGAAGAGAGCGTGCAGAGCTGGCCTGGTCGCAGTGTTGGTCACCGCACTATGCGTCCTCACTCTTCTCGATTCGCCGCCACGACTCCCGGATCCTCCGGCCGATCCTCCTCCCACGCCTG GCGAACCACCAGGTACAAGAAGCATCGTAGCATATTCGTGGGCGCGAAGATTGGCACTCGATTACAGGCCTTCGAAGGAGTGCGATGGTGCTAATGGAACGAACGGAATGACATCAGAAATGGCGTTGGAAACGACGTCGGACGCGTTCGAGTTAACCGCTATAAGGTGGCTCGAGACGATCCCTCGACGGCTCTTTCTCTATAGCGGCCACTTGGATCTTCGAGTGGCCGGTTATCCAAGTCTCCGAGTGATTGCCGTCAAGCATGGACCTCTACCGACCTCTTCGCTCTTCTGCACCGTTTG GTACGAGGAGGAACAAGGAAGGATACGAAGTTACAGCATGGAGGCTCTAGTTTCGCCTATATGGTTAGAAGAGTGGGGAGGAGAGACAGACAGTTACACGGGAATTCTAGTATCCTGTCAGTTACCGTCGTTAGAAGGATACACGGCGTATCCTTCGCGAGTATACGTCGGTGCTACGTCCTGCTACGAAAATCCTAGTCATAGTTTAGCCATATTTAGAGACAACGAGACGCATAATGATTATAGCTCGAATAATTCCAAAAGATTCACACTTTGTATCAAGGGACTCGATTTCGACGAAGATATATCAGAGAAATTAGTGGCGTTCGTCGAATTACATAGGATATTAGGTGCCGGactcttttatttctacgtTTTCGATGTTCACGAAAACGTGCTGAAGGTATTGAGATTATACGAAAGATCAAATGTAGTTCGATGGTTCGATTTAACCCTGCCGGGTGATTTACCgaaggataaaaatgatagaagAGAATTTTTCAACAATGATATCTGGACAAAGAGAAGAATGGAACTGATACCTTACAATCACTGTTTCTACGAAAATCTACTTCGATCGGAATTTGTAGTACCGATTGACGTGGATGAGGCAATCGTAccggtaaagagaaaaagctgGCACGGTCTGATCTTCGACGAGCGTAGGAAACTCGGTGAAACTTTCGAAGAGTTTGCCTCTTATTCCGTACGGAACGCTTACTTTTTCCGAGAGTTGCAGAACAAGAGCAAATCCGATAGTTTCGTCGAGAATCCAGATTATCTGGACACTGTTAGGACCTCTAACATATCTCCTGAAGGTGACTCGGTCAAGAGTTTCATTTCAACTAGGCGAGCTTTAACCGTGCACAATCATTATGCTTTAACAACGTTGAATCCAACAACGAGAAGAGCTCATCATCTGAATCCTAATGATGCCTTAAAGCATCATCATCGAGCCTGTGACAGCAGATATCTCGATTGCGATCTTCTTATGGAAGACGTTCGCATTGACGTCTCTGCTCTGCGTTATGCGAATGAGCTCAAGGCTAGAATGAAAGTCACTTTGAACGACTTGAATagcatcgataataaataa